A part of Ponticoccus alexandrii genomic DNA contains:
- a CDS encoding aromatic ring-hydroxylating oxygenase subunit alpha gives MARQTVPLCDLILQHRPGHALQQPFYTSPEIFETDLETIFYRDWLYAFPACMLDKTGAYQRMKIGVYDVIAIRDGKGEIRAFHNTCRHRGSVICSASQGCVAKLTCPYHQWTYDLDGKLIWARDMGADFDPSKHGLKPVHCRIVAGLVYICLAAEAPDFDAFTETVSPYLGVHDLSNAKVAFQSTIVEKGNWKLVWENNRECYHCAGNHPDLCRTYPEDPSITGVSADGTFPEKVENHFNRLESAGAPSRFRMGKDGTFRVARMPLLDGAESYTINGKIAVQKRLGHVPFLDAGTLLMFHYPTTWNHFLTDHSITFRVTPIGPQETEVQTTWLVHKDAVEGVDYDLKNLTTVWEHTNDEDRRVVEDNQQGINSPAYEAGPYSTTHEEGVLQFVNWYLDRMRSAHVPSTLAAE, from the coding sequence ATGGCACGTCAGACGGTCCCGCTCTGCGATCTCATCCTACAACACCGCCCCGGCCACGCGCTCCAGCAGCCGTTCTACACCTCGCCCGAAATCTTCGAGACCGATCTCGAAACGATCTTCTACCGCGACTGGCTCTATGCCTTCCCGGCCTGTATGCTCGATAAGACCGGTGCGTATCAGCGTATGAAGATCGGCGTTTACGACGTGATCGCGATCCGCGATGGCAAGGGCGAGATCCGTGCATTCCACAACACCTGCCGTCACCGCGGCTCGGTGATCTGTTCGGCCTCTCAGGGCTGCGTCGCCAAGCTGACCTGCCCCTATCACCAGTGGACGTACGATCTGGACGGGAAGCTGATCTGGGCGCGTGACATGGGCGCCGATTTTGATCCGTCCAAACATGGGCTGAAGCCGGTGCATTGCCGCATCGTGGCCGGCCTTGTTTATATCTGCCTCGCTGCCGAGGCGCCGGATTTCGACGCGTTCACGGAAACCGTGAGCCCCTATCTGGGCGTGCACGACCTGTCGAACGCGAAGGTAGCCTTCCAATCGACCATTGTCGAAAAGGGCAACTGGAAGCTGGTCTGGGAAAACAACCGCGAGTGCTATCACTGCGCGGGCAACCACCCCGACCTGTGCCGCACCTACCCTGAAGATCCGTCGATCACCGGAGTGAGCGCCGATGGCACCTTCCCCGAAAAGGTCGAAAACCACTTCAACCGTCTTGAAAGCGCGGGCGCCCCGTCGCGCTTCAGAATGGGCAAAGACGGTACGTTCCGCGTGGCACGCATGCCGCTGCTCGACGGTGCCGAAAGCTACACCATCAACGGCAAGATCGCCGTGCAGAAGCGTCTGGGCCATGTCCCCTTCCTCGACGCCGGCACCCTGCTGATGTTCCACTACCCGACCACCTGGAACCACTTCCTGACCGACCACTCTATCACCTTCCGCGTGACCCCGATCGGCCCGCAGGAAACCGAGGTCCAGACCACCTGGCTGGTGCACAAGGATGCGGTCGAGGGCGTGGATTACGACCTCAAGAACCTCACCACCGTTTGGGAGCACACCAACGACGAGGATCGCCGCGTCGTCGAGGACAATCAGCAGGGCATCAACTCGCCCGCCTACGAAGCAGGCCCCTACTCGACCACGCACGAAGAGGGCGTTCTGCAATTCGTAAACTGGTATCTCGACCGTATGCGCTCGGCGCACGTTCCTTCCACCCTGGCAGCGGAGTAA
- a CDS encoding hybrid-cluster NAD(P)-dependent oxidoreductase, which translates to MAKTKASAAGSWTDDEALECVSILPESPNVVTVCFQAPSGRPFNFQAGQFLTLELPVPGGPLYRTFTISSAPSRPQSLTITMKAQASSIGVRWIIDNLRPGMTLKATGPAGRFTSVEYPAKKYLFISAGSGITPMMSMTTEIYDLGRHCDIVFVNCAPRPSEIIFKRRLEHMATRIEGLDLKWVVQESDPYSPWTGYKGTFNQLMLGLMAPDYLEREVFCCGPEGFMLAVREALAGLGFDMDHYHQESFHAPGTPGPELVEVELPDDDLPEDNVMAEIVFDISGISQSCPETETVLAVARNAGIAIPSGCTFGVCGTCKTKKLSGDVHMVHNGGITDEEIEEGYILACCSNPRGKVTLDL; encoded by the coding sequence ATGGCCAAGACCAAGGCAAGCGCCGCCGGAAGCTGGACCGACGACGAGGCGCTGGAGTGCGTCTCGATTCTTCCGGAATCGCCGAACGTGGTCACGGTCTGCTTTCAGGCCCCTTCGGGCCGCCCCTTCAACTTTCAGGCCGGGCAGTTCCTCACGCTTGAACTGCCCGTGCCCGGCGGACCACTCTACCGGACCTTCACGATCTCCTCGGCACCGTCGCGGCCACAATCGCTGACCATCACCATGAAGGCGCAGGCCAGCTCGATCGGCGTGCGCTGGATCATCGACAACCTGCGCCCGGGCATGACGCTCAAGGCGACCGGTCCGGCGGGGCGGTTCACCTCGGTCGAGTATCCGGCAAAGAAATATCTTTTCATTTCAGCTGGTTCCGGCATCACCCCGATGATGTCGATGACGACCGAGATCTACGATCTTGGCCGCCACTGCGACATTGTTTTCGTGAACTGCGCGCCCCGTCCGTCCGAGATCATCTTCAAGCGCCGGCTTGAGCATATGGCGACGCGGATCGAGGGACTGGACCTGAAATGGGTCGTGCAGGAATCGGACCCCTATTCACCCTGGACCGGCTATAAGGGCACGTTCAACCAGCTGATGCTGGGCCTGATGGCGCCGGACTATCTGGAACGCGAAGTGTTCTGCTGCGGTCCCGAGGGCTTCATGCTGGCGGTGCGCGAGGCTCTGGCGGGTCTTGGCTTCGACATGGACCACTACCATCAGGAGAGCTTTCACGCGCCGGGCACGCCCGGGCCCGAGTTGGTCGAGGTGGAGCTGCCGGACGATGATCTGCCCGAAGACAACGTCATGGCGGAAATCGTCTTCGACATCTCCGGGATCAGCCAGTCTTGCCCCGAGACCGAGACGGTGCTGGCGGTGGCCCGCAATGCCGGGATCGCCATCCCGTCGGGCTGTACCTTCGGTGTCTGCGGGACCTGCAAGACCAAGAAGCTGTCGGGCGACGTTCATATGGTGCACAACGGCGGCATCACCGACGAGGAGATCGAGGAAGGCTATATCCTGGCTTGCTGTTCGAATCCGCGCGGCAAGGTCACGCTCGACCTCTGA
- a CDS encoding TRAP transporter large permease: protein MDPLFAGLALIAMLVVTLGSGVWIFAGLLLVSFAGLHFLVGMPLTRVFSIAGSITYRSASTWELAAVPLFIWVAELIFRSSVSARLFKGLAPFVDRVPGRLLHTNVLGCTLFAAVSGSSAATTATVGKITSKELVARGYSESLAVGSLAGAGSLGLLLPPSIAMIIYGILAEVSVSRLFAAGVLPGLVVAGLYSAFIMLMALIRPDVAPAGHQRFVLRDYARAAMDLLPVVALMGIVLGAIYSGVATPSEAAAVGVLAAFVLLLLLGELRWELIRASLLGTVKTSTMVCIILISASLLATTLGYLHLPQELGAAIGAMNLDPLALIALLALFYLLLGIFVDGVAIIVMTLPMTLPLATAAGYDPVWFGVFLVLMVEIGLLTPPVGINLFVLQGLTGWPLGRVARASVPFFLLFGLAVLLLVAFPQLALWLPDLLYGR, encoded by the coding sequence ATGGACCCGCTTTTCGCCGGACTGGCGCTGATCGCGATGCTGGTGGTGACGCTGGGCAGCGGCGTGTGGATCTTTGCCGGGCTGTTGCTCGTCTCGTTCGCCGGGCTGCATTTCCTTGTGGGAATGCCGCTTACCCGGGTGTTTTCCATCGCGGGCTCGATCACCTATCGCAGCGCCTCGACATGGGAACTGGCGGCCGTGCCGCTGTTCATCTGGGTGGCCGAACTGATCTTTCGCTCTTCGGTCTCGGCGCGGCTGTTCAAAGGGCTTGCCCCCTTTGTCGACCGCGTCCCCGGACGGCTCCTGCACACCAATGTTCTGGGATGCACGCTGTTTGCTGCGGTCAGCGGTTCCTCGGCGGCAACCACCGCGACGGTGGGCAAGATCACCTCGAAAGAGCTTGTCGCACGCGGCTATAGTGAAAGCCTCGCCGTCGGCTCTCTGGCCGGGGCGGGCAGCCTCGGGTTGCTGCTGCCGCCGTCGATCGCGATGATTATCTACGGCATTCTGGCCGAGGTCTCGGTCAGCCGGCTGTTCGCCGCGGGCGTGCTGCCGGGGCTGGTGGTCGCGGGGCTGTATTCCGCCTTTATCATGCTGATGGCGCTGATCCGCCCTGACGTCGCCCCCGCCGGGCACCAGCGTTTCGTGCTGCGCGACTACGCCCGGGCGGCCATGGACCTGTTGCCGGTGGTCGCGCTGATGGGGATCGTGCTGGGCGCGATCTATTCCGGCGTGGCGACCCCGTCCGAAGCGGCAGCGGTGGGCGTCCTGGCGGCCTTCGTCCTGCTCCTGTTGCTGGGAGAGTTGCGCTGGGAACTGATCCGCGCCAGCCTGCTGGGAACCGTGAAGACCAGCACCATGGTCTGCATCATCCTGATCTCGGCCTCGCTACTGGCAACCACGCTGGGCTATCTGCACCTGCCGCAGGAGCTTGGCGCCGCCATCGGCGCGATGAACCTGGATCCGCTGGCGCTGATCGCGCTTCTGGCGTTGTTCTACCTGCTGCTGGGCATCTTCGTGGACGGGGTGGCGATCATCGTCATGACCCTGCCGATGACCCTGCCGCTGGCGACGGCTGCAGGCTACGATCCGGTCTGGTTCGGCGTCTTCCTGGTGCTGATGGTCGAGATCGGGTTGCTGACGCCGCCGGTGGGGATCAACCTCTTCGTGTTGCAGGGGCTGACCGGCTGGCCGCTGGGGCGGGTGGCGCGAGCCTCGGTGCCGTTCTTTCTGCTCTTCGGCCTGGCGGTGCTTTTGCTTGTCGCCTTCCCGCAGCTGGCGCTCTGGCTTCCGGACCTGCTCTACGGCAGATGA
- a CDS encoding TRAP transporter small permease subunit, producing MTTGLSDIQDIAGQTRPAMLFQRGVFALSRAAAVVAALLVVGMVLHILLEIGLRMVDRSTFVLDEMVGYAIAGATFLSLGYAFEHSALVRVGLLVDRLSGRTRRVLETCCGLATLAVTTQIAWAIAKTAMRSFERGRTSSSIAEIPLWIPEAVCATGLAIFSLQILAWILRQILDLPGPVPPGNADPLQNDL from the coding sequence ATGACGACGGGCCTCTCCGACATCCAGGACATCGCCGGCCAGACCCGGCCGGCGATGCTCTTTCAGCGCGGCGTCTTTGCCCTGTCACGGGCCGCCGCCGTGGTGGCGGCGCTGTTGGTCGTCGGCATGGTGCTGCACATCCTGCTGGAGATCGGCCTGCGCATGGTCGATCGCTCGACCTTTGTCCTTGACGAGATGGTAGGCTATGCCATCGCGGGCGCCACCTTCCTGTCACTGGGCTATGCGTTCGAACATTCCGCGCTGGTGCGCGTCGGGCTTCTGGTCGACCGGTTGTCGGGCCGGACGCGCCGCGTGCTCGAGACGTGTTGCGGGCTGGCCACGCTTGCGGTGACAACGCAGATCGCCTGGGCGATCGCCAAGACCGCGATGCGCAGCTTCGAACGTGGTCGCACCTCCAGCTCGATCGCCGAAATCCCGCTCTGGATCCCCGAGGCGGTCTGCGCGACCGGCCTTGCGATCTTCAGCCTCCAGATCCTTGCCTGGATCCTGCGCCAGATCCTCGATCTGCCGGGGCCCGTCCCCCCGGGCAATGCCGATCCGCTTCAGAACGACCTGTAA
- a CDS encoding TRAP transporter substrate-binding protein, with protein sequence MLKTLTTPLIVGALAAAAQPAWAQSVTWDLANEYPPNSVHAQSADTFIDALKEVSGDDMVVTAHHGAALGYKSIDQYDAVGDGALDLASSFATPWSGIDPVFILSSIPFLVTTPEEERQLYEIAKPYYEAVLAADNQVLLFATPWPPSGLWGNKPLDSLEALDGVKLRTYDANGTITFGNTPAIPVQLSWADTVPQLSTGAIDAVLTSADGGSAAQLWEQQSHFTEVNYAMPLQFVHLNRDVYEALSDEQKAWVAEAAAKAEDFGWGLLEDRVAQNYAEMESRGMTIVTDVDPAYIAKLTEAAKPALEEWKEKMGEDANSILAAFEEQRAE encoded by the coding sequence ATGCTCAAGACACTGACCACACCGCTGATTGTCGGGGCGCTTGCCGCTGCCGCTCAACCTGCCTGGGCGCAATCCGTCACCTGGGATCTGGCCAATGAATACCCACCGAACTCAGTCCATGCGCAATCCGCCGATACCTTCATCGACGCGCTGAAAGAGGTCTCGGGCGACGACATGGTGGTGACCGCGCACCATGGTGCGGCCCTGGGATACAAATCCATCGACCAGTATGACGCGGTGGGCGACGGCGCGCTCGATCTCGCCTCCTCCTTCGCGACGCCCTGGTCGGGCATCGACCCGGTCTTTATCCTTTCCTCGATCCCCTTCCTTGTGACTACCCCCGAGGAAGAGCGCCAGCTCTACGAGATCGCCAAGCCTTATTACGAGGCGGTGCTGGCCGCCGATAACCAGGTGCTGCTGTTCGCAACACCCTGGCCGCCGAGCGGGCTTTGGGGCAACAAACCGCTCGACAGCCTCGAGGCGCTCGATGGGGTGAAACTGCGCACCTATGATGCCAACGGCACCATCACCTTCGGCAACACGCCCGCGATCCCGGTTCAGCTGAGCTGGGCCGATACCGTGCCGCAGCTGTCCACCGGTGCCATCGACGCGGTTCTGACCTCTGCCGATGGCGGCTCGGCGGCGCAACTCTGGGAACAGCAATCGCATTTCACCGAAGTGAACTATGCGATGCCGCTGCAATTCGTGCACCTGAACCGCGATGTCTATGAGGCACTGTCCGACGAACAGAAAGCCTGGGTCGCCGAGGCCGCCGCCAAAGCCGAGGATTTCGGCTGGGGCCTGCTCGAGGACCGCGTGGCGCAGAACTATGCCGAGATGGAAAGCCGCGGCATGACCATCGTGACCGACGTCGATCCCGCCTATATCGCCAAGCTGACCGAGGCCGCGAAACCGGCGCTTGAGGAGTGGAAAGAGAAGATGGGCGAGGATGCGAACTCGATCCTCGCGGCCTTCGAGGAGCAGCGGGCCGAATGA
- a CDS encoding hydantoinase B/oxoprolinase family protein, whose translation MSLHETPIAPVATQDGGPDPITIEIVSSAFRSVVDETFIALMKSAYSTNIKERHDHSTAICDRNGRLIVQADLSLPIHLASMTGLMQAVLTRYTPEDIREGDIFVANDPHAAGGTHLPDINYAAPIFVGGRLLGFVCNIAHHADIGGMVPGSMAGGMSEIYQEGLRIPLVRLFREGELQQDILDLLLLNARIPEERRGDHFAQIAACRLGLRRVGEIAERYGAALIEQVWDSLLARTHDRMRAAIAQLPDGVYRFEDVMDDDGVGTSDIPLKLEITVTGDRAVFDLRGSAPQVKGNINLTRNASKAAVAYALRTLLDPEIANNEGILDCCELLTERGSIVDCIAPAPVAQRLNTSQRLVDVIIGALAPALPDAAVGAANGANTTAVFSGIDPRNGKPYLYLETLGGGAGGRSDRDGKDGVQVHITNTSNLPIEAIETEYPLRVVSYGFVEDSGGAGRYRGGAGLRRVIAPVDHDCTFNGAGERFSHAPWGIFGGGEGRTGQFLLEGAGESRKLANKPSAVPLNRDEAIVVETPGSGGYGSAAERTPEAVAEDALSGKYSAEFLDRNYPAQRRG comes from the coding sequence GTGAGCCTTCACGAAACGCCCATCGCACCCGTCGCGACACAAGACGGCGGCCCCGATCCGATCACCATCGAGATCGTCTCTTCCGCCTTTCGCTCGGTGGTGGACGAGACTTTCATCGCGCTGATGAAAAGTGCCTATTCCACCAATATCAAGGAACGCCACGATCATTCGACGGCGATTTGCGACCGCAACGGGCGGCTGATCGTGCAGGCCGACCTGTCGCTGCCCATCCACCTTGCCTCGATGACCGGCCTCATGCAGGCGGTGCTGACGCGCTATACCCCCGAGGACATCCGCGAGGGCGACATCTTTGTCGCCAACGACCCGCATGCGGCGGGTGGCACGCACCTGCCCGACATCAACTATGCCGCGCCGATCTTTGTCGGGGGCCGGCTTCTGGGCTTCGTGTGCAACATCGCCCACCACGCCGATATTGGCGGCATGGTGCCCGGTTCCATGGCGGGCGGCATGTCCGAGATCTATCAGGAGGGGCTGCGCATCCCGCTGGTGCGGCTGTTCCGCGAGGGCGAGCTGCAACAGGACATTCTCGACCTGCTGCTGCTCAACGCCCGCATCCCCGAAGAGCGCCGGGGCGACCATTTCGCCCAGATCGCCGCCTGCCGCCTCGGCCTGCGCCGCGTCGGCGAGATCGCCGAGCGGTATGGCGCCGCGCTGATCGAACAGGTCTGGGACTCGCTGCTCGCCCGCACCCATGACCGGATGCGCGCCGCCATCGCCCAGCTGCCGGACGGGGTCTATCGGTTCGAGGACGTGATGGATGACGACGGGGTGGGCACCTCGGACATCCCGCTGAAGCTGGAGATCACCGTGACCGGCGACCGGGCGGTGTTCGATCTGCGCGGTTCGGCTCCGCAGGTGAAGGGCAATATCAACCTCACCCGCAACGCGTCGAAGGCTGCGGTGGCCTATGCGCTGCGGACACTGCTCGACCCCGAGATCGCCAATAACGAGGGCATTCTGGACTGTTGCGAGCTGCTGACCGAACGCGGCAGCATCGTCGATTGCATCGCGCCCGCGCCGGTGGCCCAGCGGCTCAACACCTCGCAGCGGCTGGTTGATGTGATCATCGGTGCGCTGGCCCCGGCGCTGCCCGATGCCGCCGTGGGCGCCGCCAACGGCGCCAACACCACCGCCGTCTTTTCGGGCATCGACCCGCGCAACGGCAAGCCGTATCTCTATCTTGAAACGCTGGGCGGCGGTGCCGGCGGGCGCAGTGACCGCGACGGAAAAGACGGGGTGCAGGTGCATATCACCAACACCTCGAACCTGCCCATCGAGGCGATCGAGACGGAATATCCGCTGCGTGTGGTCAGCTACGGCTTTGTCGAGGATTCCGGCGGGGCCGGGCGCTATCGCGGCGGCGCGGGCCTGCGCCGGGTGATCGCGCCGGTCGATCACGACTGCACCTTCAACGGCGCGGGAGAACGCTTTTCGCACGCGCCGTGGGGCATCTTCGGAGGGGGCGAAGGCCGGACCGGGCAGTTTCTGCTGGAAGGCGCTGGAGAGAGCCGCAAGCTTGCCAACAAACCCTCCGCCGTGCCGCTGAACCGCGACGAGGCTATCGTGGTCGAAACCCCGGGTTCGGGCGGCTACGGCTCCGCCGCCGAGCGCACCCCAGAGGCGGTTGCCGAGGATGCGCTTTCCGGCAAGTACAGCGCCGAATTCCTCGACCGGAATTACCCCGCGCAGCGCCGCGGATAA
- a CDS encoding hydantoinase/oxoprolinase family protein: protein MAETWTIGVDVGGTFTDLCAIENASGRIALNKVSSTPANPAEAIIAGLDALAKKAGFDLADVRAIGHGTTVATNALIQRTGAKVAMVTTRNFRDLVEIGRQIRPKMYDLKADFPPPLAPRHLRFEVSERIGADGTVIEPLDMGSVDAVIEALRAEQIEAVAIAFLFAYLNPSHEQAVKAQITAALPGVAVSASSDVMPEFREYERSSTTLLNAYLQPAFADYMRTLEREVAARSPASSLGVNQSSGGLMSVETAREFPIRTAMSGPAAGANGAIHTAMQSGIANVITFDVGGTSADVALIRDRTIGLAFDRDVAEFPVRMPMVDINTVGAGGGSLAWFDRDGLMKVGPASAGARPGPACYGRGGDQATVTDANVVLGRLSTSGLLGGDMSLDVDASFRVVGKVAEQLGVAVETAARGILDVMAANMVRAIRAISVERGHDPRDFALMPFGGAGPLHAEACARALGIRQVLVPLLPGILCAEGLLVAGRSESLVRSQRIPLTEAAGPTLSRLADEMRAEAGRWFEAEAIPEAERSEKLVADMRYTSQNYELQIPVGGNSVTDLDALKQAFFEAHAQAYGFFNPDDPVEVMALRMTPQGARPQIGSPPQSATASRAPRPKARRPVWFNGPGALDTPVYDRAELAAGTELTGPAVIDQFDSTLLLFPGDGARVDDALNILITRGETDQ, encoded by the coding sequence ATGGCCGAAACCTGGACGATAGGCGTGGATGTCGGCGGCACCTTCACCGACCTCTGCGCCATCGAAAACGCCAGCGGGCGCATCGCTCTGAACAAGGTCTCGAGCACGCCGGCCAACCCGGCAGAGGCGATCATCGCCGGGCTGGACGCGCTGGCCAAAAAGGCGGGCTTCGATCTTGCGGATGTGCGCGCCATCGGCCACGGCACCACCGTGGCGACCAACGCGCTGATCCAGCGCACCGGCGCAAAGGTGGCCATGGTCACAACCCGCAACTTTCGCGACCTGGTCGAGATCGGCCGCCAGATCCGTCCCAAGATGTACGACCTCAAGGCGGATTTCCCGCCGCCGCTCGCCCCGCGCCACCTGCGCTTCGAAGTCAGCGAACGGATCGGTGCCGACGGCACCGTGATCGAGCCGCTGGACATGGGCAGCGTCGACGCGGTGATCGAGGCGCTGCGCGCAGAACAGATCGAGGCGGTGGCGATTGCCTTCCTCTTCGCCTATCTCAACCCGAGCCACGAACAGGCCGTGAAGGCGCAGATCACCGCTGCGCTGCCGGGGGTGGCTGTCTCGGCCTCCTCCGACGTGATGCCGGAATTCCGCGAATACGAACGCTCCTCGACAACGCTGCTCAACGCCTACCTGCAACCGGCCTTTGCCGACTACATGCGCACGCTCGAGCGCGAGGTGGCGGCGCGCTCGCCGGCTTCCAGCCTTGGTGTGAACCAGTCGAGCGGCGGGCTGATGTCGGTCGAGACCGCGCGCGAATTCCCGATCCGCACCGCCATGTCGGGGCCTGCGGCGGGGGCGAACGGCGCCATTCACACAGCGATGCAATCGGGTATCGCCAACGTCATTACCTTCGATGTCGGCGGCACCAGCGCCGATGTCGCGCTGATCCGCGATCGCACGATCGGGCTCGCCTTCGACCGCGACGTGGCGGAGTTCCCGGTGCGGATGCCGATGGTCGATATCAATACCGTGGGCGCGGGCGGCGGCTCGCTCGCCTGGTTCGACCGCGACGGGCTGATGAAGGTCGGTCCCGCCAGCGCCGGCGCGCGGCCCGGCCCGGCCTGCTATGGGCGCGGCGGCGATCAGGCCACGGTGACAGATGCCAATGTGGTGCTTGGGCGCCTTTCGACCAGCGGATTGCTGGGCGGCGACATGTCGCTGGATGTGGACGCCTCCTTCCGCGTGGTTGGCAAGGTGGCCGAGCAGCTGGGCGTCGCCGTCGAGACCGCCGCGCGCGGCATTCTTGACGTGATGGCCGCCAACATGGTGCGCGCGATCCGCGCGATCTCGGTCGAGCGCGGCCACGATCCGCGCGACTTCGCGCTGATGCCCTTTGGCGGCGCCGGTCCTCTGCATGCCGAAGCCTGTGCAAGGGCGCTGGGGATCCGGCAGGTCCTCGTGCCGCTGCTGCCCGGTATCCTCTGTGCCGAGGGGCTGCTGGTTGCCGGGCGGTCGGAAAGCCTCGTGCGGTCGCAGCGCATTCCCCTGACCGAAGCCGCCGGGCCGACCCTGTCCAGGCTGGCCGACGAAATGCGCGCCGAAGCCGGGCGCTGGTTCGAGGCCGAAGCCATCCCCGAGGCCGAGCGCAGCGAAAAGCTGGTCGCCGACATGCGCTACACCAGCCAGAATTACGAGCTTCAGATCCCGGTGGGCGGCAATAGCGTTACCGATCTCGACGCGCTGAAACAGGCGTTCTTCGAGGCACATGCCCAGGCCTATGGCTTCTTCAACCCGGACGATCCGGTCGAGGTGATGGCACTGCGCATGACGCCCCAGGGCGCGCGTCCACAAATCGGCAGCCCGCCGCAAAGCGCCACCGCCTCGCGCGCGCCACGGCCCAAGGCCAGACGCCCGGTCTGGTTCAACGGCCCCGGCGCGCTTGACACCCCGGTCTACGACCGGGCCGAGCTGGCCGCCGGAACCGAGCTGACCGGGCCTGCCGTGATCGACCAGTTCGACTCTACGCTCCTGCTGTTTCCCGGCGACGGCGCCCGCGTCGACGACGCGCTCAACATTCTCATCACCCGCGGGGAGACCGACCAGTGA
- a CDS encoding GntR family transcriptional regulator — MAKKPAASKPAAERGAEHVYRMLRQAILRMELKPGSDLDELDISARYDVSRTPVREALIRLTAEGLVQAVRGRGSRVAAMNLFDLRDFFESLDLLQRAQTTLAALRRTDDQLREIEAAERGFEQAAPRRDVDALNEMNFRFHLAISEAAHSRQLHHGYERALIEGMRVGHVSFIEHDGTQGGLQDHLDRTIADHREMVALIRNQDSAGAERVAARHVELFRNRIVTTVLSPDATRKMQILG; from the coding sequence ATGGCGAAAAAACCGGCAGCGTCGAAACCGGCGGCAGAGCGCGGGGCCGAACATGTCTATCGCATGTTGCGGCAGGCGATTCTGCGTATGGAGCTGAAGCCGGGTTCGGACCTGGACGAGCTGGATATCTCGGCGCGCTACGACGTTTCGCGCACCCCGGTGCGCGAAGCACTGATCCGCCTAACGGCCGAAGGGCTGGTACAGGCGGTGCGCGGTCGCGGCTCGCGCGTTGCGGCGATGAACCTGTTTGATTTGCGCGATTTTTTCGAGTCTCTCGACCTGCTTCAGAGGGCCCAGACCACCCTTGCCGCGCTGCGCCGGACCGATGACCAACTACGCGAGATCGAGGCCGCCGAGCGCGGCTTTGAACAGGCCGCGCCGCGCCGCGACGTGGATGCGCTCAACGAGATGAATTTCCGATTTCACCTGGCGATCAGCGAGGCGGCGCACTCACGCCAACTCCACCATGGCTACGAGCGCGCGCTGATCGAGGGAATGCGCGTTGGCCATGTCAGCTTTATCGAGCATGACGGCACGCAGGGCGGGCTGCAGGATCATCTCGACCGCACGATTGCCGATCACCGCGAGATGGTGGCCCTGATCCGCAATCAGGACAGCGCGGGCGCCGAACGCGTCGCCGCCCGCCATGTCGAACTTTTCCGCAACAGGATCGTGACCACCGTCCTGTCGCCGGACGCCACACGCAAGATGCAGATCCTCGGCTGA
- a CDS encoding dipeptidase, which produces MTTLHDDLIVFDGLIISDWGRPVFEAMAQGGLTAANCTCSVWENFRDTMSAIGAWNTQFRDHADLIIKAKTVADIRRAKAEGKTGIVLGFQNTTAFEDRLEFIELFKEQGVGIVQMTYNTQNLVGSGCYESTDSGLSDFGHEVVAEMNRVGMLCDLSHVGPKTSEEVIRASKKPVAYSHCLPAVLKAHPRNKSDEQLRFIADQDGFVGVTMFPPFLAAGNGATVDDYVAAIDYIVNLVGEERVGFGTDFTMGYGSKFFEYLNRDKGYARQLTEIWEVEFPAGLESIADFPNLTAAMERAGWSETKIRRVMGENWLSLLERVW; this is translated from the coding sequence ATGACCACGCTGCACGACGACCTGATCGTCTTTGACGGGCTGATTATCTCGGACTGGGGGCGCCCGGTATTCGAGGCGATGGCGCAGGGCGGGCTGACCGCCGCCAACTGCACCTGCTCTGTCTGGGAGAATTTCCGCGATACCATGTCGGCCATCGGCGCCTGGAACACGCAGTTCCGTGACCATGCCGACCTGATCATTAAGGCGAAGACCGTGGCCGATATCCGCCGCGCCAAGGCCGAGGGCAAGACCGGCATCGTCCTGGGTTTCCAGAACACCACAGCCTTCGAGGACCGTCTGGAGTTCATCGAGCTTTTCAAGGAGCAGGGGGTGGGAATCGTTCAGATGACCTACAACACGCAGAACCTTGTGGGCTCTGGCTGTTATGAAAGCACCGACAGCGGGCTGTCGGATTTCGGCCACGAGGTGGTGGCCGAGATGAACCGCGTCGGCATGCTATGCGATCTGAGTCATGTGGGGCCGAAAACCTCCGAAGAGGTGATCCGCGCGTCGAAAAAGCCGGTGGCCTATTCGCATTGCCTGCCCGCTGTCCTCAAGGCGCATCCGCGCAACAAGAGCGACGAGCAGCTGCGCTTTATCGCCGATCAGGACGGCTTTGTCGGCGTGACCATGTTCCCGCCCTTCCTTGCCGCCGGCAACGGCGCGACGGTGGACGATTACGTCGCTGCCATCGACTATATCGTGAACCTCGTGGGTGAGGAGCGCGTGGGGTTCGGCACCGATTTCACCATGGGATACGGGTCGAAATTCTTCGAATATCTCAACCGCGACAAGGGCTATGCCCGCCAGCTCACCGAAATCTGGGAGGTCGAATTTCCCGCCGGTCTGGAATCCATCGCGGATTTTCCGAACCTGACGGCGGCGATGGAGCGCGCCGGATGGTCCGAAACCAAGATCCGCCGCGTGATGGGCGAGAACTGGCTCTCGCTGCTGGAACGCGTCTGGTAG